The DNA sequence GCGTTTTTCTAGACTGTTCAGTTACGACCAAAAGTTACAGCAGCAATAAACAAAATATTTACAATTTGATTCCAATCTCCCTGTAGTCCAAGTGGCAAATCTCACAATCTCCCTGTAGTCCAAGTGGCAAATCTCACAATCTCCCTGTAGTCCAAGTGGCAAATCTCACAATCTCCCTGTAGTCCAAGTGGCAAATCTCACAATCTCCCTGTAGTCCAAGTGGCAAATCTCACAATCTCCCTGTAGTCCAAGTGGCAAATCTCACAATCTCCCTGTAGTCCAAGTGGCAAATCTCACAATCTCCCTGTAGTCCAAGTGGCAAATCTCACAATCTCCCTGTAGTCCAAGTGGCAAATCTCACAATCTCCCTGTAGTCCAAGTGGCAAATCTCACAATCTCCCTGTAGTCCAAGTGGCAAATCTCACAATCTCCCTGTAGTCCAAGTGGCAAATCTCACAATCTCCCTGTAGTCCAAGTGGCAAATCTCACAATCTCCCTGTAGTCCAAGTGGCAAATCTCACAATCTCCCTGTAGTCCAAGTGGCAAATCTCACAATCTCCCTGTAGTCCAAGTGGCAAATCTCACAATCTCCCTGTAGTCCAAGTGGCAAATCTCACAATCTCCCTGTAGTCCAAGTGGCAAATCTCACAATCTCCCTGTAGTCCAAGTGGCAAATCTCACAATCTCCCTGTAGTCCAAGTGGCAAATCTCACAATCTCCCTGTAGTCCAAGTGGCAAATCTCACAATCTCCCTGTAGTCCAAGTGGCAAATCTCACAATCTCCCTGTAGTCCAAGTGGCAAATCTCACAATCTCCCTGTAGTCCAAGTGGCAAATCTCACAATCTCCCTGTAGTCCAAGTGGCAAATCTCACAATCTCCCTGTAGTCCAAGTGGCAAATCTCACAATCTCCCTGTAGTCCAAGTGGCAAATCTCACAATCTCCCTGTAGTCCAAGTGGCAAATCTCACAATCTCCCTGTAGTCCAAGTGGCAAATCTCACAATCTCCCTGTAGTCCAAGTGGCAAATCTCACAATCTCCCTGTAGTCCAAGTGGCAAATCTCACAATCTCCCTGTAGTCCAAGTGGCAAATCTCACAATCTCCCTGTAGTCCAAGTGGCAAATCTCACAATCTCCCTGTAGTCCAAGTGGCAAATCTCACAATCTCCCTGTAGTCCAAGTGGCAAATCTCACAATCTCCCTGTAGTCCAAGTGGCAAATCTCACAATCTCCCTGTAGTCCAAGTGGCAAATCTCACAATCTCCCTGTAGTCCAAGTGGCAAATCTCACAATCTCCCTGTAGTCCAAGTGGCAAATCTCACAATCTCCCTGTAGTCCAAGTGGCAAATCTCACAATCTCCCTGTAGTCCAAGTGGCAAATCTCACAATCTCCCTGTAGTCCAAGTGGCAAATCTCACAAGCGAACAAAAATACTTTCACTTTGTGGTTCAGCCTCGTTTGACTGTTCCCAGCAGTGGGGAGGGACAAGTCATTCCCTTGCCCAATGTGTTCCAGACGGTATCAGCCCCACCATGTGGACATTATTAAATGTGCTTTGGAAGTGTCTTAACATGGGATTTGGGATTTGATTTGGGATCAAATGGGATTTATCTGTAAAAAACAGGCTGACCAAATCATTACTCAGATCTTTCACTTATGGGTTCAAATAGTTAGCTTACAGTAAATTCTGTGTGGTATAACATGCATAActaaaaacatttgagagagcCACATAAAATACATCTTTCCTCCGATAAAAATAAAACCAGGAGCAAAATGAACAAATTCATATCAATCTTTATTGTATTTAGAAATTCACGCATCAAATCTTTTTTGAATACTTTTCTTTACCATTTACATCAGGGCGAGAATGAGACAAGCCTTTTCCATCAGGCGCAATATAGGCACACTACAGAATGGACTGAAATGGGGGAGGGGAAAAagagatacataaagtgcttctGTCAACGGTTCTCTTGAATTAGAAAAAAGTAAAAACATGAGGGGGTTGGCAGGTAGGGGGCAAATTCCATGGCTCAGAGGGGACGTGGTGGATTGTATCAGACAGTGGGGAACAACAGTGGGACTGAGGTGGGGAAGGGGGAAATGGGGGCAATTCTTTCAAAAATAAAAACGTTCCAACAAAACCAGACCTCAACCCAGGATGAGGCTGGACATGCCCCCTGGGGGGTTTCTTCGGCCGGAGGGGGCGGCTGCGTTGGCGGCAACTCCCGAGGGGGCAGAGGGCTGTGGTGCCTCCTCCTTCTGCTCCTTCTCTTCAGGTTCCTCGGGGCAGTCTACTTTACCACACAACACAGAGGAGACGACACTATCAGGGTCATCACTACCTGACCCACTGATCAGAGATCTGATCCATATGATATGACTCAggttgcgtttacacaggcagctgaACTGATCTTTGGCCCAATTATTGGCAAGAGAGTGGATCTGATTGCCCAAAAGGACAATTCTGgtaataaaaaaagaagaagaataaaATCagtattgggctgcctgtgtaaactcagCCTATGATCTAGCCATGCTAGAATGGAGAGAGGCACAGCACTTAAACACTTATATcttcaacaaaaatataaaatgctgCATGAAACAATTGTAAAGAATatactgagttacatttcatatgacccaaaatcagtcaattgaaatctattatttaggccctaatctatggatctcacaactgggaatacagatatgcatctgttggtcacatataccttcAAAAGAAATGGGCCTTGGGATCTTGCCATCTAAGCAttacaattgtgttcgttgtccttaGCTTATCTGCCTATAACATATCCTCGCCGCCACAAATGGGGCACattgttcacaacattgacatttaGCAAACCACTTGCCCACCATACACATGCTCagcggttggacatactgccacattcccaaaacattggtggcttatggtagagaaattactaTTAAATTATTTGGCCTCAGCTCTAGTGgagattcctgcagtcagcatgccaattgcaagctgcctcaacttgagacatctgtggcatagtGACAAAActggccttttactgtccccagcacaaggtgcacctgtgtaatgagcaggctgtttaaatcagcttcttgatatgccacaccagtcaggtggatgggttctcgtcaaaggagaaatgttcacaataagggatgtaaacaaatttgttcacaatGAGAGAAGTAAGATATTTCTTCATATGGAACACTTCTGGGATTTTATATTTCAGGTCATGAATCAAACAGTTGAAACagcgtttatatttatgttcagtgtaAATATCATCCAAACCTTGAATTGATAGGATATCTGATAACAGGTTTGGTTGTAGCAAGGACAACCTGATGGGTCCTGCTACCACTTTCCAAATGACAGCTCAACAGATAACCAATAGCAAGGGATAATTTCAGAAAAATGTGTTGCTTTCAGTAAAATGTGCATAAATGTACTAGCATAACTCAAATCAAAGCAGATGCAATAAATTGAACTCAACAGTCCTCCATGAGGCAAATGTCATCTGGAATGAAATCACACTGCTGGAGAAACAGGCTGTCAATTGCTCATTAGTGATGTAGAATCTCAGTCAAATTTCCTGAGGGCCATTACAGTATAGAGTCGGTAGGTGCTTACAGCAGCACGTAGGCAAAGTGTGTTAAACCAGTGTTTCTAAGCCTATTTTGGTATCAAGGAACATAAAGCTGTGTTTCTTCCTTCAGAACACTGCTTGGATTACATTTTACACCTGAGAATTGTACAACAGTGTCAGTCAAACACTTGGAGGGACCAGACAAGATCCTCCCAGGGTCCACTGCCAGTCCAGTACCACTTCAAGCCCCCGTCTAAAGTGCTTAGACAAGACCATAACAGTGGAACGGATGTAGTATCTATTTTTGAATGCACCAAGATGTGTGAAGCCTAAACCCTCCATTATCCAAGAACACACTATCACTAATGTTTACAGCACCTGGAAGTTAATAAATAGCCTTGCTCTTCATAGGAACAGCATTATATAATTACAGAACAGATGACTGACCACAGACATTATGAAAGGGCACAACTGGATCAAAGAGAATCTGATTGAGTTGACTACAAGGTGTTCCCTACAAATAAAAAGCCTTAATAAAAGCCCTCTATGAGTCATGTGTTGTATAACTGGGACACCAGAGTTTCTCCTGGTTAGATCAACAAGGTCAGGACAAACTTCCCAGGTATGACAAATGTCATTGTTGAAAACAAAAGGAGAGACATGATCACGTTTAAAAAAGGCTGGAAGGGTGGTATTATCAGAGCTGCCACGGTCGACCATGATGCTATTCATTGTGGCCATTCATAACTAATGGGAGTCATGCACTGCTGTTTACAGACAGCTGAGAGAACGAGGAATGTGGAATATTTCCTTCCAGTCTGGTAGGGACGTCTTCTAAGTGTTGTCTCTTCAAAAGACTTCAATGAGATTCATCATTGGAAACTAAATTATTTTAGTAGCAGTCAAAGGTttgactcattcaagggttcctTTATTTTCACTATAGTAAAGTAAATAGTAATGGTAAAGACAAACTATTAAATggcatatgaaatcatgtagttaaaaagtatatttttcaggaccctgtctttcaaaaataattcgtaaaaatctaaataagtTAATCTTAATTGTAAAGGGTTACAAcactttcccatgcttgttcaatgaaccattaaCAATTCATTAACAAGTCTgttaaaacactaacagcttacagacggaagaaaattaaggtcacagttatgaaagcttaggacactaaagaggcctttctactgattctggaaaaacaccaaaagaaagatggccAGCGtcactgctcatctgcgtgataGTGccgtaggcatgctgcaaggaggcatgtggcctgcagatgtggccagggaaataaattgcaatgtccatactgtgacgcctaagacagcgctacagggagacggcCGGACAGCTGaacgtccttgcagtggcagaccacgtgtaacaacacctgcacaggatcggtaaatcttaacatcacacctgcgggacaggtacaggatggcaacaacaactgcccaagttacaccaggaacgcacaatcagtgctcagactgtctgcaataggctgagagaagctggactgagagcttgtaggcctgttgtaaggcaggtcctcaccagacatcaccggcaacaatgtcacctatgggcacaaacccaccgtcgctggaccagacaggactggcaaaaagcgCTCGTCACTGACGAgctgcggttttgtctcaccaggggtgatggtcggatttgcgtttatcgtcgaaggaatgagcactacaccgaggcctgtactctggagcgggatcgatttggaggtggagagtccgtcatggtctgggacagtgtgtcacagcatcatcggactgagcttgtcgtcattgcaggcaatctcaacgctgtgcgttacagggaagacatcctcctccctcatgtggtacccttcctgcaggctcatcctgacatgaccctccagcatgacaaggcCACCAgacatactgctcattctgtgcattaTTTCCTGCAAGACCGGAATGTTAGTgtcctgccatggccagcgaatagcccggatctcaatcccattgagcacgtctgggacctattggatcggagggtgagggctagggccattccccccagaaatgtccaggaacttgcaggtgccttggtggaagagtggggtaacatctcacagcaagaactggcaaatttgatgcagtccatgaggagatgcactgcagtactttatgcagctggtggccacaccagaaacTGACAGTTACTTTTGACGCCCCCTTTATTTCAGGGACACATGATTCTATTTaggttagtcacatgtctgtggaactagttcagtttgtgtctcagttgttgaatcttatgttcatacaaatatttacatgttaagcttgctgaaaataaaacgcgttgacagtgagaggacgattcttttttgctgagttttagatacttcaaagtagcaaaccatcttctgtataccacccctaccttgtctcaAACAcataaaggaaagaaattcccccaaaaaaattctagaaagtcacacctgttaattgaaatgcattccaggtgactacctcatgaagctggttgagagaatgccaagagtgtgcaaagctgtcaaggcaaagggtggctactttgaagaatctcaaatatgaaatatatttggatttgtttaacacatttttggttactacatgattccatatgtgttatttcacagttttgatgtgttccctattattctacaatgtagaaaatagtaaaaataaagaaaatccttgaatgaataggtgtccaaacttttgactggtactgtacataaatacCATATATTAAAATACTGACATTCGAAATGGAACCGGAGATACTTACCATTGTTTGCCTGCTGGCACTCCTCAACCTGTCAGATGGAGAATAATAACAGTCAGCATTTTACTTTATTTTGGCTGAGTCATTTTACTACATCAATGGCATTTAAGTCAGTTCAAAAACACAGGACTGAGAATCACTGAAAACCATCCATGACAGCAGACTTGTAGAAACCAAGTCAAGTGTCTTACCAgtggaaaacacacacattacatctATGAATAAAACAATGGCCGACATATGTCAATGCCAGTGACCCCTCACCCTTACCCCTAAAGGAACGTTGATGGAGGTGATGACCTCGTCTGTCTCATTGTTTTTGGGGAAGAGGAGCGGCTGCTGGCACCGTCTAAGGGGGGCGGATGGTTCTCCGCACAGAGTACCCTTGGCCGTCCCGCCTACGGAGAGAAACAACACCCAGTTAATAAGTGATGACTCAGACTTCACAAATGAGTCAGAAGGAGATGACCTCACTACTAGAGTTCTGTAAAGCAGACCTCCTCCGAGAGAgctacctcctgtaggttttccagcacacctgattctactaattagctgctgACCAGGACCTTGAACTGACTCGGTTGAGTAACACAACAGGGTTGGAGTAATAGCCTGCATACACAGTAGCTCTCTGAGAGAAGGGTTTAGGTCAGTGATAGGGACTAGTGTTAGGCCTAATGATAGTTAATGGAGTGTCAATGCTTGAAGTGCTAATAAAAACATGACAGTTTCTTTACGGTTTGTTTCCACTTTACATTTCATTGATCAAAACAAACGTATTCACTGGCCAGATTTTACAATTTGGTTGAATGGGTCTAAATGGATTAAAGACTGGTGTGGAAGGCTGGTAACAGTTTGCTTTACCATCTTGATTTGTGGTGCATTCCTGTTTTAGTGGAACTGAGTGACTAACATGTAGTATGGCAATGTTTTTACTGAGCATAATACTGCTAGGAACTATTTGCCAAGATGACATGAGAAAATGCGGAAAACCACCAATGCAAACACTAATGCAAACAAATCCGATGGCCTACCTATCAGTCTCAGACAGATGCCAACAGACCAAGCAACAAAGCGGCCAGTGGATGTAGGCTAATCCAGACAAATGCTGAGCCAAAACTCATAGGCTAACCCACATACCCCACTCAGCGAAAGGACATTTTGGCCAACATTTAAGCTAGGCTACAGTCCCATACAAACTCCTACTGAGCAACAACTGTAGAGCAGAAACAATGGGAAGTCAACAGATTGGTCTACCTGCCATCTATGACAAGAAGGAACAAAGCCAGACAAAGGGATGATTCTTGGTCAATATATCACTGCTTGTTAATGAAGTGAGAGTAGAAAGCATTGTGAAGTAATGGCACAGTGACTCAACAAGGTTTCCTTTATTATGGCTCTGCATCTGTTTATCAGGCCCTGCTGAATCACTGCTTTTACATTAGCCTTGGTAATGGGACATAAACCGTGGACATGGCCAATAAGTGATGCTTTAATTGACTATAGTGCAATTACATTTAAATTAAACATTCAGATAGTACTGCAAGATCAAGATGTAGGTCTATATCAATGTTAAGCTGAAAACTGGATTTTTGGCCATTATGTAGGAGGTACTTCATGACCAAATCTTCACCTGGATTATTTTTTATGGAGTGTAATTCCAATATGTGCGTCACAGTTCCCATTTCTGAGGCTAAAAGATAAACAGGCAGAGACAAGTCACACTGGTTCAGTGGCTTGTTATGAAGCTCAgtacttttttatttaactatgcaagtcatttaagaacaaattcttatttacaatgatggcctacggTACTGGTCTGACTGCAGAATGGCTTGTGTGGGGCTGGGAGTTGGCCCTTGAATAAAACCCACTAAGGATCATCTCAAGGCCATGGTGAGTTTAACCGGGCATCACCAGAAAAGGCTATGGCAAAAGCAATGTAAGCAGAGGCCAATGGCTGAATTTAAATACCACAATGCTACATCGCGGCATATATTCTACTACACCAAGTGGGTGGAACTTCACAACCAAATATGTCATTATGGTTGTGTAAAGTAAGTATGATCATACATGTTGAGGACTAGTTCACCATTTTACAACTTGACATTAGATGGTTCCTCACTCTGAAAGTAGTCTATGAGCCAGGAGAAACTAATTCATGGTTCTTTAGACAGACACAAGCAATGGCAGTGATGGGGGCATGAGAGCATGTTTCTAGAATTCTATTTTTTCTTAAAGGCCAAATCACCTTTAGGTAacaaacaaaataggaaaatatgGAGTTGATTTGAATTGAATTCAGGTGATTTTGACATTTTGTAGTGGCTGAGGTTTGCTGAAGTTTGTAGTGGCTGTTTAAAGAAAACTGAACAACAGATTAATGTTTTTGTCTTGGCCCAGactttcagggtgaggaaccatctaacaaaGTTGTAAAATAGTGAACTACTCCTTTAAGTATATATTCATGCATGGTCATGCATTCTAACCTCAAGGTTAGTGACCTCCCGTGACTATCCTTGAAGTTGAAGACCAAAGAAACAACCATACATTGTTGGCTATCTTCTACATTCACGGAGCCAAGAGAAATCCCTTTGGCTACATTTccagattgtgatgtcattaggcaAACAGCAGCCTAAGACAACATCCTATAGCCTACTAACAGAGAAAACAGTGCATGCAATCCAAGAATATCCCGACCTAAACACACCAGAAAATCCATGTATATTCATGGAAATATATCGACTAATGCAACTTTAATTAAATATAGGCTAGCCTAGACCAAGTACTCAACTTCCAGACGAGACGGCACTGAAGCCAACCTAACCAAATAATCCAGGTGTATCCATTGAAATGTGCATACCATGACACCGGTCATTTGTCTGAACTGAACTTGAACCTAGCCTGAGACAATGTGGAATAGCAGGAAGTCAGAGTGTGAACACTGTATGCAGCTGTCGGCTCCGAAGGTCAGAGgttacagttaacacacacatgcacaccacaTTCTCCACACTTCATGCGTGGGCACGGATACGCCACTACAACAGTAAATGGATTACTACATAGAGGTGATGCGATTGTGAAAACATGTGATACTGTGTCATGTGAGATCAGTTCCTACCACACCCTTCTTTTACATGTGTAGGTGTACACTACTAGAGCCAGGGAGGGTCAGCCAGatccagcctgacagacagaGGTGGCTCCCCCATCAAGGCCCTGCTGTACTACAAGTCAGTCTATGTAGGTCAGGTGGAAAAACAGTACACTATGCACATTATCCAACGTGATTGACTGGAGTCTGGACACTGATTGAATGAATGCCCACAGTTTTACCCCAAAGGGTCTTTGTCAGCATGATTCCAATTTTGGGCCCATTGTTCGAGCACTCAATGTGTGTGGGTATTCTTTTGCCATGCCACATTTTTGTACCCTGCCCCAGTGGATGTTTGTTGGATGTGTGCGTACACTGGTTTTGAACCAATGTGAGTAGCTAGGAAGTACCGGGTGGGTTGCTCCTCCGATGGGCGTGGGGATCATCGGGCTCTAGGAAAATGTTGGAGCCCATTTTGTTCTTGCGTACAGGGGGGGTTTCGTCTGTGCCGAACGATATGTTGGAGGCCCCGCCCGGCGGCCGCAGCACCCTGCAGGACAACAAAGGGAGGGTCAGGACTGTCATTTGACTGACTGCCACACACACTATTGAACTGATACCCCCTCTCCCAGGACATGCTAAATACACAAAGACCACGTCACACACGAGTGATCAGCGGCAGCACTGCTGAAATCATTACACGACAATTACAAACATATTGCTCTGAGGCCACACAGACACCTCATTGCTCcagtcccctctttctctccattcacAGTAGGGTCCACTCCCTAAGCCCCAGCTGTCAGACCGAGGGATACTCACAATCTCTCCTGGCTACAGCTGACTCCACGCGCCTGCAATCTGCCAGGCTAGACAGTCACTGATTTGAGCTCGGCAGAAATTCCGCAGCAGTTACACATGGGATGGCTATCATTCCACACAGCATAGCCGTTCCAACATTTGATTGGAGAAATATAGGCTAGATCATGGCTGGACATGGCCTGTGCTTAAGCACATGGAACAATGTCAAGGTAAAAGAAAACATCAGATAGACTTAATATGTGATCTGAATAGCAAAAAGGCAAGAGGATAACCACAGCCCACAAAGCCCACTTCCAAACCGACATTCTTTCCTCCTAGCGAACATAAGGGTCACAAGAATGAGAAGGAAAGCCCTTTTCCCCCTTGACTAAGGACAGTCGGGTGGAGGAATTGATGCGTTTGCAGAGCCATTCCCcgacccctcctcccctctattCAGCTCCAGACTGCTGAATGCACCAGCTGACA is a window from the Oncorhynchus kisutch isolate 150728-3 unplaced genomic scaffold, Okis_V2 Okis06b-Okis10b_hom, whole genome shotgun sequence genome containing:
- the LOC109876078 gene encoding jupiter microtubule associated homolog 1 isoform X2, with protein sequence MTTTKTFQGMDPGAKSSSRVLRPPGGASNISFGTDETPPVRKNKMGSNIFLEPDDPHAHRRSNPPGGTAKGTLCGEPSAPLRRCQQPLLFPKNNETDEVITSINVPLGVEECQQANNDCPEEPEEKEQKEEAPQPSAPSGVAANAAAPSGRRNPPGGMSSLILG
- the LOC109876078 gene encoding jupiter microtubule associated homolog 1 isoform X1, with the protein product MTTTKTFQGMDPGAKSSSRVLRPPGGASNISFGTDETPPVRKNKMGSNIFLEPDDPHAHRRSNPPGGTAKGTLCGEPSAPLRRCQQPLLFPKNNETDEVITSINVPLGVEECQQANNVDCPEEPEEKEQKEEAPQPSAPSGVAANAAAPSGRRNPPGGMSSLILG